In Carassius gibelio isolate Cgi1373 ecotype wild population from Czech Republic chromosome B17, carGib1.2-hapl.c, whole genome shotgun sequence, a single window of DNA contains:
- the ankrd6a gene encoding ankyrin repeat domain-containing protein 6 produces MFKIFSSESLYAGFDLLQYLCFCAATKPADSSGITDSCCEFTWSHVTVTQRQGADGGLEDGHQTALHQAAVVGNRDAISALIHGSCALDLQDKEGNTALHEVSWHGFSSCVKLLVKAGADVQVKNKAGNTPLHLACQNGHSQTARVLLLGGAMPDSKNNAGDTCLHMAARYNHLAMIKILVASFCSVAEKNQIGDTALHVAAALNHKKTVNLLLEAGADINIKNNTGHTALDRARDNNNRDLAILLAKSNQVQRFARGRTVRKRRDVLRAQRRTQSLPRVHSSREKDCTEVAEDTNNSDQVHQTERKTATLSPGTRRKFRSPRRQLEHVFRREYQLHERGSPSQRIKPSSPSSQEEEEAPGRVYQLYTLYRDKDGQIKQAPANDCHCKPLIKTLENKLKAAKMEIRSEIHTVQEEINCRLGRIEHKNKHQIKVLEKLTQERVLAEGMECHYRINQRATLERMEGERKQQVAASNAVKSWCMSKIQDLEVRMPAETQNYKLLRSPSVDQSLVDSDPEGLPLLSLISEGSSSSLATYVNVLPSPGAGPNNDGKSLEFGDTRGKRYFEMKLNGSSGEYRNLAAPSMVKHKPLSRKLATADPKWHRAEAQEVDVSKCRSDKGDELCDSSGSSSLSTSSKCFNTSDTEPAPGPARQHSRHLKDRIQAHHAQTLQSNTMKTLEVTFTQERANLHAMEVTQRFFETVSTQLERWYERKIQEAQKVAEEKALQDRASLLERISILEEELQKLRTNTNTNS; encoded by the exons GACAGTTGCTGTGAGTTCACCTGGTCTCACGTAACAGTCACACAGAGGCAGGGGGCGGACGGCGGCCTGGAAGAT gGTCATCAGACAGCCCTGCACCAGGCAGCTGTTGTGGGAAACCGTGACGCTATCTCTGCCCTCATCCATGGAAGCTGTGCACTTGATTTACAAGACAAG GAAGGAAACACTGCTTTGCATGAGGTCTCATGGCATGGATTCAGTTCATGTGTAAAGTTACTGGTCAAAGCTGGGGCCGATGTCCAAGTGAAAAACAAA GCAGGAAACACACCTCTACATCTAGCGTGTCAGAATGGACATTCCCAGACCGCTCGAGTGCTACTACTAGGTGGAGCGATGCCTGACAGCAAAAACAAT GCAGGTGACACATGTTTACACATGGCTGCACGCTACAATCACTTGGCCATGATTAAGATCCTCGTGGCTTCTTTCTGCTCCGTGGCTGAGAAAAACCAG ATAGGAGACACTGCGCTTCATGTCGCTGCTGCCCTAAATCACAAGAAAACTGTCAATCTGTTACTGGAAGCAGGAGCTgacataaacatcaaaaacaat ACAGGCCACACCGCTCTTGACAGAGCCCGGGACAATAACAACCGAGATTTGGCTATTCTGTTAGCAAAATCCAATCAG GTGCAGCGGTTTGCTCGTGGAAGAACTGTGAGAAAACGAAGAGATGTCTTGCGGGCCCAGAGGAGAACTCAGTCCCTCCCCAGAGTTCATTCCTCCCGAGAGAAG GACTGTACTGAAGTGGCAGAAGACACAAACAACAGTGATCAAGTACATCAAACTGAACGGAAAACAGCAACTCTGAGCCCCGGCACCAGGAGAAAGTTCAGGAGCCCAAGAAGACAG TTGGAACATGTGTTTCGGAGAGAGTATCAGCTCCATGAAAGAGGATCTCCATCCCAGAGAATAAAACCCAGCAGCCCCAGCTCTCAGGAGGAAGAGGAAGCTCCTGGAAGAGTCTATCAGCTTTATACACTATACAGGGATAAAGATGGACAGATAAAGCAG GCTCCTGCGAATGACTGTCATTGTAAGCCCCTCATTAAAACTCTGGAGAATAAGCTGAAAGCCGCAAAGATGGAGATACGGTCAGAAATTCACACTGTCCAAGAGGAGATCAACTGCAGGCTGGGCAGAATAGAGCACAAAAACAAGCACCAG ATAAAAGTTCTTGAGAAACTCACACAGGAGCGTGTGTTGGCTGAGGGGATGGAGTGTCATTATCGAATCAATCAGAGAGCTACCCTGGAACGCATGGAGGGCGAGAGAAAACAG CAGGTAGCTGCTTCCAATGCTGTGAAAAGCTGGTGCATGTCTAAGATTCAGGATCTTGAAGTGCGAATGCCTGCAGAGACACAGAACTACAAACTTCTGCGCTCTCCGTCTGTGGATCAGTCTCTGGTGGATTCAGACCCCGAGGGTCTCCCGCTGCTGTCGCTCATCTCTGAGGGGAGCTCCAGCTCGCTGGCCACTTACGTCAATGTGTTACCCAGCCCAGGAGCAGGTCCTAACAATGACGGGAAAAGTCTTGAATTTGGGGACACACGTGGGAAGAGATACTTTGAGATGAAGCTGAACGGTTCTtcag GGGAATATCGTAACCTGGCAGCTCCTTCAATGGTCAAACACAAACCTCTATCACGGAAGCTGGCGACTGCTGACCCCAAGTGGCACCGAGCAGAAGCACAGGAGGTTGATGTCTCAAAGTGCAGGTCAGACAAAGGGGATGAACTGTGTGACAGCAGTGGCAGCAGCAGCCTGTCCACATCCAGCAAGTGTTTCAACACCAGCGATACAGAACCAGCACCCGGCCCGGCCCGGCAACACAGCAGGCATCTAAAGGACAGGATTCAAGCACATCACGCACAAACCCTGCAGAGCAACACCATGAAGACCCTGGAGGTCACCTTCACCCAAGAGCGGGCAAACTTGCATGCCATGGAGGTGACACAGCGTTTCTTTGAGACGGTCTCCACACAGCTGGAACGCTGGTACGAGAGGAAGATCCAGGAAGCGCAGAAGGTGGCAGAAGAGAAAGCTCTGCAGGACAGAGCCAGTCTACTGGAGAGGATCAGCATCCTGGAGGAAGAGCTACAGAAGCTTCGCACTAACACTAATACAAACTCTTGA
- the LOC127976558 gene encoding gap junction alpha-10 protein-like, which translates to MGDWNLLGSILEEVHIHSTIVGKIWLTILFIFRMLVLGVAAEDVWVDEQSEFVCNTDQPGCKNVCYDQAFPISLIRFWVLQIIFVSSPSLVYMGHALYRLRALEKERHRRKIQLRAELEETEGLLEEHKKLEKELRKLEEQRKVRKAPLRGSLLRTYIIHILTRSVVEVAFIIGQYILYGIGLDPLYKCERVPCPNSVDCYVSRPTEKTIFMVFMIVIGGVSLFLNLLEISHLGVKKIKQTLSGLQLVEDDSLCKTKHSTIQQLCVMTDMSPHKNPQLKTFIPQGQTDPPLFLTSAYMGSSNNMLQHNSFAAATLPVSCITQQPRQMRQPSQGMIHELHSQGSMELLEDRENRDKHLESSNGSERDVRPLNSGHLGPEGHMEIPACLRNALHRPSRVPDLGDNTVESSESDFCPPNRKASFMVRMPSDSISGSPSCPSTRSSESELGSLNDLPMNPPPGGGRRMSMASRNK; encoded by the coding sequence ATGGGGGACTGGAACTTGTTGGGGAGCATTTTAGAGGAGGTTCATATTCACTCCACAATCGTGGGTAAAATCTGGCTGACCATCCTGTTCATATTTCGGATGCTGGTTCTCGGCGTGGCGGCCGAGGATGTTTGGGTGGACGAGCAAAGTGAGTTCGTCTGCAACACGGACCAGCCGGGATGCAAGAACGTTTGCTACGACCAAGCATTCCCGATATCGCTCATTCGCTTTTGGGTACTGCAGATCATTTTTGTTTCCTCGCCTTCGCTGGTATACATGGGACATGCTCTGTACCGACTGAGGGCTTTGGAGAAAGAACGGCACAGGAGGAAAATCCAGCTGAGAGCTGAACTGGAAGAGACGGAAGGCCTCTTGGAGGAGCACAAGAAGTTGGAGAAGGAACTGAGGAAGCTAGAAGAGCAGAGGAAAGTTAGGAAGGCTCCTCTGAGGGGCTCCTTGCTGCGCACATATATAATTCATATCCTTACCAGATCAGTGGTGGAAGTGGCGTTCATTATAGGACAGTATATCTTATATGGGATTGGACTGGATCCTTTGTACAAGTGTGAGAGGGTGCCTTGCCCAAACAGCGTGGACTGTTACGTCTCCAGGCCGACAGAGAAGACCATCTTCATGGTTTTCATGATTGTCATCGGAGGGGTTTCGTTGTTCCTGAACCTCTTGGAAATATCCCACCTGggggttaaaaaaattaaacagactCTAAGCGGTCTCCAGCTCGTCGAGGACGACAGTCTTTGCAAAACCAAACACTCGACCATTCAGCAACTGTGCGTAATGACGGATATGTCTCCCCACAAAAACCCGCAGTTGAAAACTTTTATTCCGCAGGGGCAAACGGACCCTCCACTGTTCTTAACCAGTGCTTACATGGGCTCCAGCAACAACATGTTGCAGCACAACAGTTTCGCTGCGGCCACCCTCCCGGTGTCCTGCATAACCCAGCAGCCCCGGCAAATGCGCCAGCCTAGCCAGGGAATGATCCATGAACTGCACTCCCAAGGGTCCATGGAGTTACTAGAGGACCGGGAAAACCGTGACAAGCATCTAGAGAGTAGTAACGGCTCGGAGAGGGATGTTAGGCCTTTAAACTCGGGTCATCTGGGTCCTGAGGGTCATATGGAAATACCAGCCTGCCTTCGCAATGCTCTGCACAGGCCCAGCCGTGTGCCAGACCTGGGAGACAACACAGTGGAGTCCTCCGAGAGCGACTTCTGTCCGCCCAACAGGAAAGCCAGTTTCATGGTTCGTATGCCCTCAGACAGTATTTCCGGCAGTCCATCATGTCCCTCCACAAGGAGTTCAGAGTCCGAGCTAGGCTCACTCAACGACCTGCCCATGAACCCACCACCAGGGGGAGGACGACGGATGTCTATGGCAAGTAGAAACAAATGA